Proteins encoded together in one Rubripirellula reticaptiva window:
- a CDS encoding RNA polymerase sigma factor has protein sequence MNHRCAEEPSTHLSLLDRARDGDDEGWRMLIQVYGPLVYGWIRRCGVQSADAADVMQETFLAVSKALGRFDADRCDATFRGWLWTIAKHKLRDRQRADARVPTILDISAIEWSIVDDADPPSELDDDVASVRLRMLEVLRASIDARTWQMFWRTAVDGCDPATVADEMNVSRWAVYKARARVLQRLKKELSDFQS, from the coding sequence ATGAATCACCGCTGTGCCGAAGAACCGTCGACTCACCTGTCACTGCTCGATCGAGCAAGAGACGGTGACGACGAGGGCTGGCGGATGTTGATTCAAGTGTATGGGCCACTCGTTTACGGCTGGATTCGTCGGTGCGGAGTCCAATCGGCCGACGCCGCCGACGTGATGCAAGAGACTTTCTTGGCCGTATCCAAGGCGCTTGGCCGATTCGATGCCGATCGATGCGATGCGACATTTCGCGGTTGGCTGTGGACGATCGCCAAGCACAAACTTCGCGACCGCCAGCGTGCCGACGCGCGGGTGCCGACGATCCTCGACATTTCCGCGATCGAGTGGTCCATCGTCGATGACGCGGATCCACCGAGCGAATTGGACGATGATGTCGCATCCGTTCGATTACGAATGCTGGAAGTGTTGCGAGCATCAATAGACGCTCGAACTTGGCAGATGTTTTGGCGGACGGCTGTGGACGGCTGCGATCCGGCGACGGTGGCAGATGAAATGAACGTCAGTCGATGGGCCGTCTACAAGGCACGTGCTCGAGTGCTGCAGCGACTAAAAAAAGAATTGTCCGATTTTCAGTCCTGA
- a CDS encoding serine/threonine protein kinase: protein MLAINTGCLTANEMANLIGGKMEPADFDSAAEHVDGCESCQKLAQQLDLPSLCLDEPLLRDPQGVAVQTESACQFAIHRLLDRSHVQEQTVPPIDRLGPYQILRDLGQGGMGTVCLAQHDRLKRHCAIKLLPPSRVSQPGWLDRFEREMAAVASLEHPGIVRASDAGCESGWHYLVMEYLDGLDVGRVANRVGKLSIADACEIVRQAAMALGHVHGSGLVHRDVKPSNLMLTRAGIVKLLDLGLVLPGDDPLATDDRLTTVGHLMGTLPAMSPEQLIDSRQVDTSADVYSLGATLFRLIGGKWPFASDRGIAARVLAITNQSPPVLSSVRPEVNAKLDKFVGQMLDRDPLRRPSANVVADQISQWAAEADLKTLIRHAEQMNEPANVSLASMPQPSRNESLPPIDNLYKRFTGGFWPLAWLAVGAVLATVVIQIQTKRGTVVVTTDGDDTKVEVVSNDGAIPGETKAAVPARLYLGKDFDHWMDIFQREQQIEAIGQAMRAIELLSRDTEHRSKAAMRTLELANEYGTYQVNENPDAGILGYGAPSPTPERFMGYLTEVFSNYFPLPALGAIDTTLADGNDKAKVATILVLNKYVMGVSHSANYPERQEAAKEFIANYVKTNEGKNSIDRLLMHLGEAAEAFKPNSRDSLTTDNLHESPIVYESTWARQAAWGTAVEVVSAAKGNVDPPPWIAGYVVERVDHTVALYRDRPVDPKNGETIWETSNSLRGMMMDGTIVGGTEQVVHPNWLIDGEILAAAIEMRREGRLELPTEFAVETMMHPALVWYPWPDGYAKAIEQLTKLDPKTPQYVTAQVDRILRAATTEYAETQQSRTVGSLFRADLFDVVGPIYAKNFASASDAKSRLEILQKTNQDKNETFKLMVQILNERLAKEAP from the coding sequence ATGCTTGCGATCAACACCGGCTGTTTAACGGCCAATGAAATGGCCAATTTGATTGGCGGAAAAATGGAACCGGCCGATTTTGACTCGGCCGCAGAGCACGTCGACGGATGCGAGAGCTGTCAAAAACTGGCCCAGCAACTTGATTTACCTTCGCTGTGTCTCGATGAACCACTTCTACGAGATCCGCAAGGCGTTGCGGTGCAAACTGAATCGGCGTGCCAGTTTGCAATCCACCGACTGCTGGACCGTTCGCACGTGCAAGAGCAAACGGTTCCGCCGATTGACCGACTTGGGCCATATCAAATCCTGCGAGACCTCGGCCAAGGCGGGATGGGGACCGTTTGCCTTGCCCAGCATGATCGTCTGAAACGCCATTGCGCGATCAAGCTGTTACCGCCGTCCCGTGTCAGCCAACCGGGATGGCTCGATCGATTTGAACGCGAAATGGCCGCCGTCGCGTCGCTTGAACATCCGGGGATTGTGCGGGCCAGCGACGCGGGCTGCGAATCGGGCTGGCACTATTTAGTGATGGAATACTTGGACGGACTCGACGTCGGACGTGTCGCCAATCGTGTCGGCAAACTTTCTATCGCGGATGCATGTGAAATCGTCCGTCAAGCCGCGATGGCGCTTGGGCACGTTCATGGTTCGGGGTTAGTGCATCGCGACGTCAAACCGTCCAATTTAATGCTGACTCGCGCCGGCATTGTCAAGCTATTGGATTTAGGGCTGGTTTTACCGGGCGACGATCCGCTCGCGACTGACGACCGCTTAACAACCGTCGGCCATTTGATGGGAACTCTGCCCGCAATGTCGCCCGAACAATTGATCGACAGCCGGCAAGTTGATACGTCGGCCGACGTCTATTCGCTCGGCGCGACTCTGTTTCGTTTGATTGGCGGAAAGTGGCCTTTTGCCAGCGATCGAGGAATCGCGGCGCGAGTACTAGCGATCACCAATCAATCGCCACCCGTCCTGTCGAGTGTTCGCCCGGAAGTGAACGCTAAACTTGATAAGTTTGTTGGCCAAATGCTTGACCGAGATCCACTTCGTCGACCTAGTGCGAATGTCGTGGCGGATCAGATCAGTCAGTGGGCTGCGGAGGCGGATCTAAAAACGTTGATTCGCCACGCCGAACAGATGAATGAACCGGCGAACGTTTCGTTGGCTTCGATGCCCCAACCGAGCCGGAACGAATCGCTGCCGCCGATCGACAACTTATATAAACGGTTCACCGGCGGTTTCTGGCCGCTGGCATGGTTGGCGGTAGGGGCGGTCCTTGCGACCGTGGTGATTCAGATTCAAACCAAACGAGGAACCGTCGTCGTAACGACTGACGGCGACGACACCAAAGTCGAGGTAGTTTCCAATGACGGAGCGATTCCCGGCGAGACAAAAGCCGCTGTTCCCGCGCGTCTTTACCTCGGCAAAGACTTTGATCACTGGATGGACATTTTCCAACGAGAACAACAAATCGAAGCCATCGGGCAAGCCATGCGAGCGATCGAGTTGCTGTCGCGAGATACCGAGCACCGCAGCAAAGCGGCGATGCGAACCTTAGAACTTGCCAACGAGTACGGCACCTATCAGGTCAACGAAAACCCCGATGCTGGCATCCTAGGATATGGCGCCCCTTCACCGACGCCCGAACGATTCATGGGTTACTTGACCGAGGTGTTCTCAAACTACTTTCCGCTGCCGGCGCTCGGCGCGATCGATACCACGCTTGCCGATGGGAATGACAAAGCGAAGGTTGCCACGATATTAGTGCTGAACAAGTACGTCATGGGCGTCTCTCATTCAGCCAATTATCCTGAACGCCAGGAAGCAGCGAAGGAGTTCATCGCCAATTACGTCAAAACAAACGAAGGCAAGAACAGCATCGACCGCTTACTGATGCATTTGGGCGAAGCCGCCGAAGCATTCAAACCCAACAGTCGCGATAGTCTGACGACAGACAACCTGCATGAGTCACCGATCGTTTACGAATCGACATGGGCTCGCCAAGCAGCGTGGGGGACTGCGGTCGAGGTTGTATCCGCGGCCAAAGGAAACGTCGATCCGCCACCATGGATAGCCGGTTACGTGGTTGAGAGAGTTGACCACACGGTCGCGCTGTACCGTGACCGACCGGTCGACCCGAAAAATGGCGAAACGATTTGGGAAACTAGCAATTCCCTTCGCGGCATGATGATGGATGGAACAATTGTTGGTGGAACGGAGCAGGTAGTCCACCCTAACTGGCTGATCGATGGCGAGATTTTGGCGGCGGCGATCGAGATGCGGCGCGAGGGACGCCTGGAATTGCCCACCGAATTTGCCGTCGAGACAATGATGCATCCTGCGCTAGTGTGGTATCCGTGGCCTGATGGGTACGCCAAAGCGATTGAACAACTGACCAAGTTGGATCCGAAAACGCCTCAGTACGTTACCGCACAAGTCGATCGAATTTTGCGAGCAGCCACCACCGAGTACGCTGAAACGCAGCAGTCGAGGACGGTGGGCAGCCTATTTCGAGCTGACCTGTTCGACGTCGTCGGTCCGATCTACGCAAAAAATTTCGCGTCCGCATCGGATGCGAAATCGCGTCTCGAAATCCTTCAGAAGACCAATCAAGATAAAAACGAAACTTTCAAGTTGATGGTTCAGATCCTTAATGAGCGATTAGCGAAAGAGGCTCCGTAG
- a CDS encoding metallophosphoesterase family protein: protein MKILCFSDLHCDRDAATKLVSLAADVDVVIGAGDFANRHKGLSDTLDILCQIDKPAVLVPGNGETADELRQATKSWRSATVLHGNGCEIDDVSYWGVGGGIPVTPFGDWSYDFDETQAGALLSGCPDHAILVVHSPPIDTVDHDSSGRIRGSQAIRDTVMAKNPRLVVCGHIHSDWGNRVTLGQTTILNAGPSGIVIDLASPGADG from the coding sequence ATGAAGATCCTTTGCTTTAGCGATTTGCACTGCGACCGAGACGCCGCGACGAAACTAGTTTCGCTGGCCGCAGACGTTGACGTCGTGATTGGTGCCGGTGACTTTGCTAATCGCCACAAGGGGCTATCCGACACGCTTGATATATTGTGCCAGATCGATAAACCGGCCGTGCTGGTTCCGGGCAATGGCGAGACCGCAGACGAACTGCGTCAAGCGACCAAGTCGTGGCGATCAGCAACGGTCTTGCATGGGAACGGTTGCGAGATCGACGACGTTTCATACTGGGGCGTGGGTGGCGGGATTCCTGTGACGCCGTTTGGCGACTGGAGCTACGACTTTGACGAAACGCAGGCAGGGGCGCTTTTGTCGGGATGTCCCGATCACGCGATCCTGGTCGTTCATTCGCCACCGATTGATACCGTTGACCACGACAGCAGTGGTCGAATCCGAGGCAGTCAGGCGATTCGAGACACCGTCATGGCCAAAAATCCTCGCCTGGTGGTCTGTGGGCACATCCACAGCGACTGGGGTAACCGAGTCACGCTTGGCCAAACGACGATTCTGAACGCGGGCCCATCGGGAATCGTGATCGACCTAGCCAGTCCTGGGGCAGACGGCTAA